The genomic segment CGGTGGAAGCGGCAGCGAAAGCGTAGTCGCGAAAAGCAGGTCCCTCACGGCTGAAGCCGTTCGGGATGACAAAAGTTTAGAAAAGGAACCGAGATGGCGGTCACGAAAGCGAAGAAGATCGAACTGGCAGAGGCGCTGGGCAAGGAGCTGGGCGGGGCCGAGACGGCGGTCCTGGCGACGTTCTCGAAGCTGAAGGCGGCGCAGGCGGAAGAGTTGCGCAAGACCATCCGCGGGGCGGGCGCCAAGTATCGCGTGATCAAGAACACCCTGGCCTCGCGCGCGGCCAAGGGCACCAAGGTGGAAGAGGCGCTGAAGGGCCTGAAGGGCGTGACCTCGATCGCCTACACCTCGGGCGACCCGGTGGCCCTGGCCAAGGCGCTGCAGAAGTACGCCAAGGACAATCCGG from the Terriglobales bacterium genome contains:
- the rplJ gene encoding 50S ribosomal protein L10 translates to MAVTKAKKIELAEALGKELGGAETAVLATFSKLKAAQAEELRKTIRGAGAKYRVIKNTLASRAAKGTKVEEALKGLKGVTSIAYTSGDPVALAKALQKYAKDNPEVSFKAVVLEGKVMPAKTLDNLATMPSREEIFSKLLFLINAPAQRLVTVMNAVGRDVAVVIDQAVKEKKFKEAAEAASA